The Deltaproteobacteria bacterium genome segment AGCGCCTCCTCGCGTCGACGTCGCTCGGCGCAGGCCGCCTCGATCTCGCCGCGACGCTGCATGATCCGCGCGCGCGCCGCGTCGGCGCCGGCGGCGAATCGCCGCGCGACCGCCGCGTCCGTGCTCGCCAGCGCCTCCCAGGCGGCCGTGCTGCGGGCGAGCTCCGCCGCCGCGCGCTCGGGGTCGGTGGCGTCCGCGAGACCCTCGACGGCGGCACACAGCAACCCCTCCTGCCTCCGCCCCTCCGCTTCGGCGGCACGCCGCGCGTTCTCCGCGTCCTCGATCGCCTGCAACATCGCTCTCGCGCGCCGCGCCACGGCCTTCTGCTGCGAGCGCGCGGCGATGGTCTCGAGCAGCGCCGCGTCGGAGTCGGGCCGCGCGCTCACGACGCGATCGAACGCGGCGAGCGCGACCTCCCGGTGGTCGCTGTTCAGCACGGTGGAGAGCAGCTCCTCGGGCGAGCGCAGGAGGGCGGCAGCGGCGAGCGCCGTCCTCTCCACCTTCGCGTGACGGGCGACGCCGCCGAGCGCGCGCTCGTCGGTCAGCTTGGCGAGCGCCACCTCACGAACGGCATCGGCGGCCGAACTCCTCGCGATCGACGACACGCGCCGCACGTCGACCAACAGACCCGCCGCCTCCATCGCTGCCGGCAGCGCGGCGTCGAGGGCAAGCGCGAGCAGCCGGTCCTGGGCGGCCTCCCGAACGCCGGGGTCCGCGTCCACCGCCGTCAGGCGACCCAGAACGGCCGGGTCGCCGACCTTCGCGATCGCCGCCCGCCGCACCTTCACCTCGGGGTCCCGCTCCGCCAGGACCGCGAGCTCGCTCTGGCTCTCCATCTCGGGGATCGCCTGGAGGCGAACGGCCGGGTCGTCGTGCTTCCAGCGGGGCTGCGCTTTGAGCTTGTCGAGAATTCCCATGGGAGATGTGAATGCCTCTGCCGTCGTGGTTTGGCGAGAGCCGTATCACACACAGCGCGGGGCGCGAGGACCGGCGATGACCCGCACCGGGGGATCGTGGGGCCGCCGCCCGTCGGCTTGCATTCTGGATGGAGATTATCCAGATCTGGAGGATCTCCATGCTTCCACGTCCTCAACCTTCGCAGCGGAGCGGGGTCGCGTCCGAGGCCTCCGAAGGCCGCCGCAGCCGGCGCCGCCGCGAGCTGCACCAGAGCATCCTCGACACCGCGGCCGGGCTCTTCGCGCGCGACGGATACGAGACGACCACCGTCGAGAAGATCGCCGCCGCCGTCGACATCGCGCCCGCGACCTTCTTCAACCATTTCCGCAGTAAGGAGGACGTACTGCGGGAGATCGGCCAGGACGTGTTCTCGCGCTTCCGCCGGCTGGTCGATGAGCAGCTCGAACGTCCGGTGACGAGCCTGGAGCGCCTCCACGGCTTCGCGACGCGTGGCGCGGCGCTGGTGCGGCGGGCGCCCGAGATGACCCGGCGGGTGCTGATGGCGGTGCTGCGCGCGCCGCGTCCCGGTGAAGCAGGGGCCGAGCTCGCGTCGATGCAGGAGGATTTCTCGCAGCTCCTGCGTCGCGGCCGCGACGTCCCGGCGAAGGACGTCCGCGACGACCTCGACGTCGAGCTCGCGGCCGAGATCCTCGTCTCGGTCGTGATCGGCGCCATGAGCCACTGGATCAACGATCCCGCCTATCCGCTGGAAAGCAAGCTGCGCGCGTCGTTCGCGCTGCTCGCCGACCGATTCCTGACCTCCACCAGCCCCGCGCGCACGGCCTCCCGCCGTCCGGCGGCCAAACGCAAGAGGAAGACCCCATGAAGACCGAGATCTGCAAGCGCCTCGGGATCGAGTTCCCGATCTTCGCGTTCAGTCATTGTCGCGACGTGGTCGCCGCGGTCAGCAACGCCGGCGGGTTCGGCGTGCTCGGCGCGGTCGGCTTCTCGGCCGATCAGCTGCGCGTCGAGCTCGACTGGCTCGACGAGCACGTCGCCGGCGGCTACGGCGTCGACATCGTCATCCCCGGCAAGTACGTCGGCATGGGCGAGATGGACGTCGAGAAGCTGCAGGCCATGCTCGCAGCGCAGGTCCCGGCCGAACACCGCGCCTTCGCCAAGAAGCTCCTCGCCGACCATGGGGTACCCGAGCTCCCTGCCGAGGAGAAGCCGCGCGAGCTCCTCGGCTGGACCGAGGCCACCGCGGGTCTCCAGGTGGAGGTCGCGCTCCAGCATCCCAAGGTGCGGGCGATCGCGAACGCCCTCGGCACTCCGCCGGCCGAGGTCATCAAGGAAATCCAGGACACCGGCCGGCTGGTCGGCGCGCTCTGCGGCAGCGCCAAGCAGGCCCTCGCGCACAAGGCGGCGGGCATCGACTTCATCATCGCCCAGGGCACCGAGGGCGGCGGCCACACCGGCGAGATCGGCAGCATCGTGCTCTGGCCCGAGGTGATCGAGGCCGCCGCGCCGATCCCGGTGCTCGCCGCCGGCGGCATCGGCAGCGGCAAGCAGATGGCGGCCGCGATGGCGCTCGGGGCACAGGGCGTGTGGACGGGCTCGATCTGGCTGACGGTCACCGAGGCCGATACGCCGCCCGCGCAGAAGGAGAGCTTCCTCAAGGCCACGAGCCGCGACACCGTTCGCTCACGCTCGTGGACGGGCAAGCCCTGCCGCATGCTGAAGAACGACTGGACCGAAGCCTGGGAGAAGCCCGAGAACCCGAAGCCGCTCGGCATGCCGCTCCAGTTCATGGTGACGGCCGAGGCGGTGAGCCGCGGCCACCACTACGCCGCGAAGGCGCAGGCGGTCGGCTTCAACCCGGTCGGCCAGATCGTCGGCCGCATGAACGAGATCCGCTCCGCGCGCCACGTGATCCAGGACATGGTGCAGGACTACATCGAGGCGACCGAGCGGCTGCAGGGGCTCTTGCCGGAGGCCTGAGCGCGACGGCGGGGCGCGCACCCATCGGACGCCGGCATCTTCTCGACGCGGCTCGCGGACGTAGCGGGCGTCCGGCCGGACGATCGTGGCCTCCCTCAGCGCAGCGCCTTGGTGCGGGCGATCGCGTCCCGCCAGCGTTCCATCGTCGCCGGACCCCGCTCCCATGCCTCGGTCGCGAAATAGAAGATGAGGCATTCGGCGATGTCGCCGTACTTCTCGACCAGGCGCCTCGGCAGGTCGGCCCACGTGCTCGTCACGGCGTACACGTCGAGCATCTCGTCGGTGATGGCGTCGGCCATCGCCGAGAGATCGCCCTGGCGCTGCAGCTGCGTGAGCCGCTCCGAGACGCCATGCCAGCCGTGCAGCTCGAAGACGCCCTTGTAGGCGGGCGTCGAGCCGTAGAACGCGATCTGGAAGCGGGCGCGCTGCCGCCACTCGGCGCGCTCCTCCTCGCTGTCGCCGACGATCGTGAACACCGGACACGCGAGCTTGATGGCGCCGGGGTCGCGTCCCGCCTTGGCCGCGCCGGCCGCGACGTTCGGACGCACGACCTCGTCGAGGTAGCGGCGCGAGTGGAACGGGTGCACGTGCACGCCGTCGGCCACCTCGCCGCAGGCGCGCAGCATCCACGGCCTGACCGCCGCGAGGTAGATCGGCACGTCGGGATGCTCGATCGGCCCCGGGCTCCACAACCCGAGCAGGCTGAAGCGGTAGAACTCGCCCTGGAAGTCGAGCCGCTCCGTCCCCTGGAAGGCGCGAAAGATGGCGCGGAGCGCCAGCACGTACTCGCGGAGCCGCGCGCCCGGGCGGTCGTACGTCGTCGAAAAGCGGCGCTCGATGTGGGCTTTGATCTGCGTGCCGAGACCGAGGACGAAGCGTCCGCGCGTCGCCTCGGCGAGCTCCCAGGCGGTTTGCGCCGTCACCATGGGACTTCGCGGGAACGCGGTCGCGACGGCCGTTCCGAGGCGCAGCTCGGGGGCCGCGAGCGCCGACGCCAGGCAGGTGAGGTACGCGGTGCGTCCCGCCTCGGCGAGCCAGAGGCCGTCGTACCCCGCTCGCGCGCACGCCGCGGCGCGCTCCCCGGCGCGATGCAGCTCCATCCCGGCTCCGAACGCTTCGATTCTCATGACGCCTCCCGTTTCGCGTAGTCTCGGCTCGCCGACGTCATCGGCCGGGCGACGATGGCACGACTCCCTTTCCAAGGGGAGCCGCGCGCGGGCGTGACGGCTCCGCTCCTCATCCAGATGATGCGAGCCGAGGGGCCGTGCTGGGGCGCGGTGTTCAGCGCGCCGTTCGCCAAACACGACGCGGCGCAGCTGAAGAACAAATCGGACTGGCGCCGAAACACAAACGGCACCGAGGGCGTCTCATCGACGGCACTCGGCCGACGAGCTCACGCGAGTGGCGCCTTGGTACCCCTCGCAAGCGCATGCTAGCGTCGCACACGGTCATGAGCTCGCGTCTCGATACGGCGATCTCGGCACGCGAAACTGGCGGCGATCGCACGATGACGTACCTCGTCGAACGCCTCGCCGAGCTCCGACGCCACCTCGACCACCTGCGCGCGATTCGGCCCGGTGTGACGGGACCGGAGTTGCTCGAGCGAGACCTCACCCTCCACAACGACGTGCTCTTCTCGCTCTTCACGGTCTGTCAGCTGGTGATCGACCTCGCGAGCGAGCTGTCGTCACGCCGAGGCGATCGGTTCGAGGATGACACGGAGGCGGTGCGCAACCTCGCCAAGGACGCGCGCTTTCCGATCGAGCTCGTCCGCCGCCTGGAGCGACTTCCGGGCTTCCGGAACGTGCTGGTGCACGGCTACGTGAGCCTGGACATGGCGAGGGTCGTCGAGGCGCTGGACGAGCTGGCTCCGATCGACGAGTTTCACGGAATCGTGAGCGGTTTGCCGGAACTCTGAGGCGCCGCCGCCGTGTACGTCGCCTACACCCCCGAAGAAGAAGCGCTCCGCACCGAGCTCCGCGCCTACTTCGCGACCCTCATGACCCCCGAGGTCGAGGCCGAGGTCGCCAACGGCGACACCGGCGGGCCGCACTGTCTCGCCGCCGTCAAGAAGATGGGCCGCGACGGCTGGCTCGGCATCGGCTGGCCGAAGGAGTACGGCGGTCAGGGCCGCGGGCTCGTCGACCAGTTCATCTTCTACGACGAGTCCTGGCGCGCGTTGGCGCCGATCCCGGCGCTCACGATCAACGCGATCGCCCACACGATCATGGCCTACGGCAGCGACGAGCAGAAGCGGTTCTTCCTGCCCCGCATCCTGAAGGGCGCGCTGCACTTCGCGGTCGGCTACACGGAGCCGCAGGCGGGAACCGACCTGGCGTCGCTGAAGACCCGCGCCGTCCGCGACGGCGACGAGTGGGTGATCAGCGGCCAGAAGATCTACACCAGCCTCGCCGGCTACGCCGACTACATCTGGCTCGCGGCGCGCACCGACCCGGACGCGCCCAAGCACCAGGGCATCTCGATCTTCGCGGTGCCGACGGCGACGCCGGGCTTCTCGTACTCGCCGATCCACACCTTGGTCTCGTCGGGCACGACCAACACCTTCTACGACAACGTGCGCGTCCCGACGTCGGCGCTGATCGGCACGGTGCACAAGGGTTGGAAGCTCATCACCAACCAACTGAACTACGAGCGCGTCGCGATCGCGCCGCCGGGGATGGTCGACAAGGTGTTCCAGGACACGGTCGCGTGGGCGCGCGCGACCACGCTCCCCGACGGGCGCCGCGTCGTCGACCAGGAATGGGTCCGCACGAACCTCGCCCGCGTGCACGCCCGGCTCGAGTACCTGAAGCTCGCCAACTGGAAGGCCATCACCTGCGCCGAGCCCAACCCGGGGATCTCGAGTACGACCAAGGTGTTCGGCAGCGAGTTCTTCTGCGAGGCCTACCGCCTGCTGCAGGAGGTCTACGGCGCCGCCGGCATGCTGCGCGGCGACGCGCCCGGGGCGCCGCTCCGCGGCCGCCTCGAACGCGCCTATCAGGGCACCCTCTTCCTGACCTTCGGCGGCGGCGTCAACGAGGTGCAGCGCGACCTCATCGCGCTCTTCGGTCTCGGCATGCCGCGCGTCCCGCGCCACTGAGGAGTCCAACCGTGGATCTCGAGCTCGACGAGAACCAACGCTCCATCGCCGACCTGGCGCTGCGGATCCTCCGCGACGCGCTGACCCGCGAGCGCCTGCGCGCGATCGAGGCGAGCGACGACCACGTCGCCACCGACGAGTGGACGAAGCTCGCGACCGCGGGCCTGCTCGGCGTGCCGCTCCCCGAGGACGTCGGGGGCGGCGGCTTCGGGCTCGTCGAGGCCTGCCTCGTGCTCGAGCAGGTGGGCCGCACGGTCGCGCCCCTGCCCTACCTCCAGACCGTCGTCGGCGGCGCCATGACGATCGACGCCCACGGCACGCCGCGGCAGCGCCGCGAGCTCCTGCCGCGCGTCGTCGACGGCTCGCTCGTCCTCGCGATCGCGTTCGCCGAGCGCTTCGACGAGCTCGCGGCGGCGCTCCCCGTCGCGGCCGCCGTCCGCGAGGGCGCCGCCTGGCGCCTCGACGGCGAGAAGCCGCTCGTCGCGATGGCGCACGTCGCGGATCGCCTGCTGGTCTCCGCGCGGACGCCGCCCGGCGCCTGCGCGGTCTTCCTCGTCGACCCGCGTGCGGCCGGCGTCACGCTCGAGACCACCGAGACGACCGCGCGCGAGCTCCGCTCCACGGTGCGACTGGCGGACGTCCGCGTGCACGACGACGACCGGATCGGCGACGCGGACGCCGGCATGGACATCGTCGCCGCGGCCGTCCGTCGGCTCACCGCCGGTCTCTGCGCGACCCAGGCCGGCGTCTCGGCCGAGGCGCTCCGCCTCACGGCGGCGCACGTGTCGGAGCGCGAGCAGTTCGGACAGAAGATCGCGACCTTCCAGGCCGTCGCGCAGCGCGCGGCCGACGCCTACATCGACACGGAGGCGATCACCCTCACCGCCCGGCAGGCGGTGTGGCTCCTCGCCAGCGGGCGCCCCGCCGACGAGGCCCTCGACACCGCGAAGTTCTGGGCGGCCGAGGCCGGCTTCCGCGTCGCGCACGCGGCGCAGCACCTGCACGGCGGCATCG includes the following:
- a CDS encoding TetR/AcrR family transcriptional regulator; its protein translation is MLPRPQPSQRSGVASEASEGRRSRRRRELHQSILDTAAGLFARDGYETTTVEKIAAAVDIAPATFFNHFRSKEDVLREIGQDVFSRFRRLVDEQLERPVTSLERLHGFATRGAALVRRAPEMTRRVLMAVLRAPRPGEAGAELASMQEDFSQLLRRGRDVPAKDVRDDLDVELAAEILVSVVIGAMSHWINDPAYPLESKLRASFALLADRFLTSTSPARTASRRPAAKRKRKTP
- a CDS encoding nitronate monooxygenase; protein product: MKTEICKRLGIEFPIFAFSHCRDVVAAVSNAGGFGVLGAVGFSADQLRVELDWLDEHVAGGYGVDIVIPGKYVGMGEMDVEKLQAMLAAQVPAEHRAFAKKLLADHGVPELPAEEKPRELLGWTEATAGLQVEVALQHPKVRAIANALGTPPAEVIKEIQDTGRLVGALCGSAKQALAHKAAGIDFIIAQGTEGGGHTGEIGSIVLWPEVIEAAAPIPVLAAGGIGSGKQMAAAMALGAQGVWTGSIWLTVTEADTPPAQKESFLKATSRDTVRSRSWTGKPCRMLKNDWTEAWEKPENPKPLGMPLQFMVTAEAVSRGHHYAAKAQAVGFNPVGQIVGRMNEIRSARHVIQDMVQDYIEATERLQGLLPEA
- a CDS encoding TIGR03617 family F420-dependent LLM class oxidoreductase is translated as MRIEAFGAGMELHRAGERAAACARAGYDGLWLAEAGRTAYLTCLASALAAPELRLGTAVATAFPRSPMVTAQTAWELAEATRGRFVLGLGTQIKAHIERRFSTTYDRPGARLREYVLALRAIFRAFQGTERLDFQGEFYRFSLLGLWSPGPIEHPDVPIYLAAVRPWMLRACGEVADGVHVHPFHSRRYLDEVVRPNVAAGAAKAGRDPGAIKLACPVFTIVGDSEEERAEWRQRARFQIAFYGSTPAYKGVFELHGWHGVSERLTQLQRQGDLSAMADAITDEMLDVYAVTSTWADLPRRLVEKYGDIAECLIFYFATEAWERGPATMERWRDAIARTKALR
- a CDS encoding DUF86 domain-containing protein; the encoded protein is MSSRLDTAISARETGGDRTMTYLVERLAELRRHLDHLRAIRPGVTGPELLERDLTLHNDVLFSLFTVCQLVIDLASELSSRRGDRFEDDTEAVRNLAKDARFPIELVRRLERLPGFRNVLVHGYVSLDMARVVEALDELAPIDEFHGIVSGLPEL
- a CDS encoding acyl-CoA dehydrogenase family protein, whose protein sequence is MYVAYTPEEEALRTELRAYFATLMTPEVEAEVANGDTGGPHCLAAVKKMGRDGWLGIGWPKEYGGQGRGLVDQFIFYDESWRALAPIPALTINAIAHTIMAYGSDEQKRFFLPRILKGALHFAVGYTEPQAGTDLASLKTRAVRDGDEWVISGQKIYTSLAGYADYIWLAARTDPDAPKHQGISIFAVPTATPGFSYSPIHTLVSSGTTNTFYDNVRVPTSALIGTVHKGWKLITNQLNYERVAIAPPGMVDKVFQDTVAWARATTLPDGRRVVDQEWVRTNLARVHARLEYLKLANWKAITCAEPNPGISSTTKVFGSEFFCEAYRLLQEVYGAAGMLRGDAPGAPLRGRLERAYQGTLFLTFGGGVNEVQRDLIALFGLGMPRVPRH
- a CDS encoding acyl-CoA/acyl-ACP dehydrogenase — its product is MDLELDENQRSIADLALRILRDALTRERLRAIEASDDHVATDEWTKLATAGLLGVPLPEDVGGGGFGLVEACLVLEQVGRTVAPLPYLQTVVGGAMTIDAHGTPRQRRELLPRVVDGSLVLAIAFAERFDELAAALPVAAAVREGAAWRLDGEKPLVAMAHVADRLLVSARTPPGACAVFLVDPRAAGVTLETTETTARELRSTVRLADVRVHDDDRIGDADAGMDIVAAAVRRLTAGLCATQAGVSAEALRLTAAHVSEREQFGQKIATFQAVAQRAADAYIDTEAITLTARQAVWLLASGRPADEALDTAKFWAAEAGFRVAHAAQHLHGGIGVDTEYPLFRYFRTTRQIELTLGGAALHLARLGERIAAGR